Proteins from one Pseudodesulfovibrio sp. JC047 genomic window:
- a CDS encoding endonuclease III domain-containing protein produces the protein MSHAKMILGMYEAMRTALGDSHWWPGETPFEISIGAILTQNTNWTNVEKAIDTLKEAGVMSPEAIHSLPIERFAELIRPAGYFNIKARRIFNFLDFMREEAAYSFETLKSFSLDDLRPKILNIHGIGPETADAILLYALGFPTFVIDAYTARMVLRHGLGFEGIDYYELQSLFMDVLPQDVAVYNEYHALIVRVGKKWCKKKQGDCGTCPLQPFLE, from the coding sequence ATGTCGCACGCCAAGATGATTCTGGGAATGTACGAGGCCATGCGAACCGCGCTTGGCGACAGTCATTGGTGGCCGGGCGAAACGCCTTTTGAGATTTCCATTGGTGCCATTTTGACCCAAAATACGAACTGGACAAATGTTGAAAAGGCGATAGACACTCTCAAAGAAGCAGGGGTGATGTCGCCTGAGGCCATACATTCCCTGCCTATCGAGCGTTTTGCCGAATTGATTCGTCCCGCCGGATATTTCAACATCAAGGCTCGGCGTATTTTCAACTTTCTCGACTTCATGAGAGAGGAAGCAGCATATTCCTTTGAAACACTCAAGTCCTTCTCGTTGGATGACCTGCGTCCAAAAATACTGAATATTCATGGAATCGGGCCGGAAACAGCGGACGCGATTCTCTTATACGCCCTTGGATTTCCGACATTTGTCATTGATGCGTACACCGCTCGCATGGTGCTCAGACATGGCCTTGGCTTTGAAGGAATTGATTATTACGAACTGCAATCGCTTTTCATGGACGTTTTGCCGCAAGATGTGGCAGTATACAACGAGTACCATGCGCTTATTGTTCGCGTTGGCAAAAAATGGTGTAAAAAGAAACAGGGGGATTGCGGAACATGCCCCCTGCAACCGTTTCTCGAGTAA
- a CDS encoding sodium:solute symporter family protein — translation MEGKILGIIVYLCVVFFLGYHAWKRTKQSTDYMLAGRGMNPFVLAMSYGATFVSTSAIIGFGGVSGMFGMSLLWLTFLTIFVGIFIAMVFFGKRTRRMGLALNAHTFPELLGRRYHSKFIQQFSGVVIFVFIPVYAAAVLIGISRMLEVAFPAVSYGAWLLIVTAIVAMYVITGGLKAVMYTDAFQGTIMAAMMLILMVTTYSILGGVTEAHQALTDMIHLIPTKLQHGGLVGWTTGPHLQSPIGLTIYTTIIYGVGIGVLAQPQLAIRFMTVPSDRELNRAVAIGGVFILLMTGVAFLAGALSNVVFFNEYGKTSLAMAGGNFDKIIPLYIDKIMPGWFSGLFLVAMFAAAMSTMSSQYHVGGTSLSRDFLEQHVAIGNSGSSMKLNRLGVTVAVIATLVWAWLLPGGVIARATAFFFGLCAASFLPIYLLGLYWKGMTKIAAKISMVGGFIFSMFWLLFIHLKEAGPIGLCQALTGQVTLVANAPSGSWVWLLQWVDPNVVALPVSLALAIGISLVTRRMEQKHLDLCWKGLR, via the coding sequence ATGGAAGGGAAAATCCTCGGGATTATCGTGTATTTGTGTGTTGTTTTTTTTCTCGGATATCACGCATGGAAACGAACGAAGCAATCGACTGATTACATGCTTGCCGGGCGAGGAATGAATCCATTCGTCTTGGCCATGTCTTATGGAGCAACGTTTGTTTCCACTTCGGCCATTATTGGGTTTGGCGGTGTTTCCGGCATGTTTGGCATGTCATTACTGTGGCTCACATTTTTGACTATATTCGTCGGTATTTTCATTGCCATGGTCTTTTTTGGCAAACGGACACGTCGCATGGGATTAGCGTTGAATGCCCACACGTTCCCGGAACTTTTGGGACGACGGTATCATTCTAAATTCATTCAACAATTTTCCGGCGTTGTCATTTTTGTCTTTATCCCGGTCTATGCTGCGGCAGTCCTTATCGGGATTTCTCGAATGCTTGAAGTCGCTTTTCCTGCGGTGAGCTACGGCGCATGGTTACTCATCGTGACCGCCATCGTCGCCATGTATGTGATTACCGGCGGACTCAAGGCTGTCATGTATACGGATGCCTTTCAGGGGACCATCATGGCCGCGATGATGCTTATTCTGATGGTGACCACCTACTCGATTCTCGGAGGGGTGACCGAAGCCCATCAGGCTTTGACCGATATGATCCATCTTATTCCGACAAAATTGCAACACGGCGGACTGGTGGGGTGGACAACTGGACCGCATCTGCAATCGCCCATTGGACTCACCATCTATACAACGATTATCTATGGCGTTGGCATTGGTGTTTTGGCCCAGCCCCAATTGGCCATTCGATTCATGACTGTGCCGTCTGACAGGGAACTCAATCGGGCGGTGGCGATCGGTGGCGTGTTTATTCTTCTGATGACCGGGGTCGCATTTCTTGCCGGTGCATTGTCCAACGTGGTCTTTTTTAATGAATATGGGAAGACATCCCTTGCCATGGCTGGCGGGAACTTTGACAAGATCATTCCTTTATATATTGATAAGATCATGCCGGGTTGGTTCTCAGGACTCTTCCTGGTTGCCATGTTCGCGGCAGCAATGTCCACGATGAGTTCCCAGTATCATGTCGGGGGAACCTCGCTTTCCCGCGATTTTCTGGAACAACATGTCGCCATTGGCAATAGTGGTTCGTCCATGAAACTCAATCGATTGGGAGTGACTGTAGCGGTTATTGCCACGTTGGTCTGGGCCTGGTTGCTTCCAGGCGGCGTCATTGCCCGTGCCACCGCTTTTTTCTTCGGCCTGTGCGCGGCATCCTTTCTGCCCATCTATCTTTTGGGCTTGTATTGGAAAGGAATGACGAAAATCGCTGCCAAAATCTCCATGGTTGGAGGCTTCATTTTTTCGATGTTCTGGCTTTTGTTCATTCATCTCAAGGAAGCAGGGCCTATCGGACTGTGTCAGGCTTTGACCGGACAGGTTACTTTGGTCGCAAATGCTCCAAGTGGTTCATGGGTGTGGCTGCTGCAATGGGTTGATCCCAATGTCGTGGCTTTGCCAGTGTCACTTGCCTTGGCCATAGGTATCAGTCTTGTGACCCGACGGATGGAACAAAAGCATCTTGATCTCTGTTGGAAAGGATTGCGTTAA
- a CDS encoding FAD-dependent oxidoreductase, translating into MKYVIIGNGIASIGAIEGIRRVDADNEILIIGAEDAPAYGRPLISYLLAGKIGPDRLTLRPQEFYKKSNVSLKLGTTVTAIDPENKTVTTDAGETIAFENLLIATGGLPFTPPIPGSDGSDVYNFTNLAHAQTLISKAQKIKRAVVIGGGLIGLKAGESLFDRGVDVTILELSPRILSLAFDENAASLAGKRLEEVGLNVRCGVSAKEIQRDADGLLKGVHLTDGNFLQTDVVVIAIGVVPNYGLAKDAGIEVDRGIHVDDHMRTTAEGIFAAGDVAQAKDLLFGDDRVIPIWTNAYNQGFCAGKNMTGTDIEFKGSLAMNSISFYGLPTISVGTVNPPEDDTAYTSAVTLDEKKKSYRKLVFHNDHLVGYVLVGDIDMAGMYTAFVKFQMPIPEETKKQLLSGEPDVLMWPDDFFRETWNPEA; encoded by the coding sequence ATGAAATACGTCATCATCGGCAACGGCATCGCTTCCATCGGTGCCATCGAAGGCATCCGCAGGGTAGATGCCGACAATGAAATTCTGATTATCGGAGCCGAAGACGCTCCAGCGTATGGCCGTCCGCTCATTTCCTATCTTCTGGCAGGGAAAATTGGTCCGGACCGGCTGACCTTGCGACCGCAGGAATTCTATAAAAAAAGCAATGTCTCGCTTAAACTCGGAACAACGGTGACCGCCATTGATCCAGAGAACAAGACCGTCACCACGGACGCAGGCGAAACCATTGCTTTTGAAAATCTGCTCATTGCCACGGGGGGACTTCCTTTTACACCGCCCATTCCTGGTTCTGACGGATCAGATGTCTATAATTTCACCAATTTGGCACACGCTCAGACACTGATTTCCAAAGCCCAAAAGATAAAAAGAGCCGTGGTCATCGGTGGAGGACTTATCGGGTTGAAAGCCGGTGAATCCCTGTTTGATCGTGGTGTTGACGTCACGATTCTGGAACTGTCTCCGCGCATATTGAGCCTCGCGTTTGATGAAAATGCCGCTTCACTTGCCGGGAAAAGACTTGAGGAAGTCGGTCTCAATGTCCGCTGTGGCGTGTCGGCAAAAGAAATTCAACGAGATGCGGATGGGCTGCTTAAAGGCGTTCATCTGACTGATGGCAACTTTTTGCAAACCGACGTGGTGGTTATCGCCATTGGCGTTGTACCGAACTATGGATTGGCCAAGGACGCCGGTATCGAAGTGGATCGAGGGATTCATGTGGATGACCACATGCGCACCACCGCAGAGGGCATTTTTGCCGCTGGTGATGTGGCCCAAGCCAAAGACCTGCTGTTTGGCGACGATCGCGTCATTCCCATTTGGACAAACGCGTATAATCAGGGTTTTTGCGCCGGGAAAAACATGACAGGCACTGATATCGAATTCAAAGGTTCACTCGCCATGAATTCCATCTCCTTTTACGGTCTGCCTACCATCTCCGTTGGAACGGTCAATCCACCTGAAGATGACACAGCCTATACGTCCGCCGTCACATTGGATGAAAAGAAAAAGAGCTATCGCAAATTGGTTTTTCACAACGATCATCTGGTGGGATACGTCCTGGTCGGCGATATCGATATGGCTGGCATGTACACGGCGTTTGTCAAATTCCAGATGCCCATTCCGGAAGAGACCAAAAAACAATTGCTGTCCGGCGAACCCGATGTCCTGATGTGGCCGGATGATTTCTTTCGGGAAACCTGGAACCCTGAAGCGTAA
- a CDS encoding peptidoglycan DD-metalloendopeptidase family protein, giving the protein MYKSFFVIFFLLVLIPSVVNARDSEETLHESLMQEHQRADDNEKKVRELTRRAGQISTRISGVEHDIKFLQRKIRLQETALEAIRKEEHKARKDYFVLEAQKKQISFELSGLMHTLWPIHLHSAQGRFDGVENWAMFDRRFNWLAKIYGATSDKLDEARQNAEHIAENLEHQQLLEVEAEKQLASINKSKDRLLKNTYALRKNLRKIRKQRQDTESELTDILSTIETLKYQLQSQKTKRFSVYKRTLPWPVQGRLVSRFNLRATPPIRGLGIKTSDGANVQSIFWGKVVHNDTLRGFGHVIIVYHGYDYYSLYAYLSDTFVRNGQEVEKDEPLGKVGYYPKADGPGLYFELRFHQKPINPRNWLTAS; this is encoded by the coding sequence ATGTATAAGTCTTTTTTCGTTATTTTCTTTTTACTCGTCTTGATTCCGAGTGTGGTCAACGCTCGGGATTCAGAAGAAACCCTGCACGAATCACTCATGCAGGAACATCAGCGTGCTGACGATAATGAAAAAAAAGTGCGGGAATTGACGCGTCGAGCCGGTCAGATTTCGACCCGTATTTCGGGTGTTGAACATGATATCAAATTCCTTCAACGAAAAATACGTTTGCAGGAGACCGCGCTGGAAGCGATCAGAAAAGAGGAACACAAGGCCAGAAAAGACTATTTTGTCCTTGAAGCGCAAAAAAAACAGATTTCCTTTGAACTGTCTGGCCTGATGCACACATTGTGGCCCATCCATCTCCACTCTGCGCAGGGACGTTTCGACGGAGTGGAAAATTGGGCCATGTTTGATCGACGGTTCAACTGGTTGGCAAAAATATACGGTGCGACCAGTGACAAGCTGGATGAAGCTCGCCAAAATGCCGAACACATTGCAGAAAATCTTGAACATCAACAACTCTTGGAAGTCGAGGCTGAAAAACAACTCGCCAGCATCAATAAAAGCAAGGACAGGTTGCTGAAAAACACCTATGCGCTTCGGAAAAATCTGCGGAAAATTCGCAAACAGCGGCAGGATACCGAATCTGAATTGACAGATATTCTTTCAACGATTGAAACATTGAAATATCAGCTGCAATCCCAGAAAACCAAACGATTTTCCGTCTATAAAAGGACACTCCCCTGGCCTGTGCAAGGGCGTTTGGTCTCACGGTTCAACCTGCGGGCAACCCCCCCTATTCGAGGCTTGGGAATCAAGACCTCAGATGGAGCCAACGTTCAGTCCATTTTTTGGGGGAAAGTCGTGCATAATGACACGCTTCGGGGTTTTGGTCATGTGATTATTGTATATCACGGGTATGATTACTATAGTCTTTATGCATATTTATCTGATACGTTTGTTAGAAATGGGCAAGAAGTGGAAAAAGATGAACCCTTGGGGAAAGTCGGTTATTATCCCAAGGCCGATGGGCCGGGATTGTATTTTGAATTGCGTTTTCATCAAAAACCAATTAATCCAAGAAATTGGTTAACCGCTTCATAA
- a CDS encoding aspartate aminotransferase family protein, whose amino-acid sequence MSCTFDEIVKKENALLCHTYGRYPLALSKAKDCRLYDLDGNEYRDFLAGIAVCSLGHSREDLAEVMAEQAKKMVHVSNLFYQEPQLELAEKLLGTCAADKVFFCNSGAEANEGAIKLARKYLRTVKNEDRYEIITLERSFHGRTLSTLTATGQTGPIKDGFSPLPEGFITVPFANMNALRGAIGSHTAAIMLEMVQGEGGVRPLPADYVNEVVQLCKENGILLIVDEVQTGVCRTGRMWAHQHYNITPDIFTSAKALANGLPMGAVLCTDEVAKGFTPGSHATTFGGGAVVSAVASKVLDIMLEEKMAERAWEMGTFAAEEAQKIQAKHPDKIAGTRGLGLLFGIELTFPGAEVWKALLDQKMVCNLTQGNILRLVPPLTITKDDIRAFMDVLDGILQSVTIQSA is encoded by the coding sequence ATGAGTTGTACATTCGACGAAATAGTCAAAAAGGAAAACGCCCTTCTCTGTCACACCTATGGCCGGTATCCTCTGGCCCTGTCCAAGGCCAAGGATTGCAGGTTGTATGATTTGGACGGCAATGAATATCGTGATTTTCTTGCCGGGATTGCGGTATGCAGTCTTGGCCACAGTCGTGAAGATTTGGCCGAAGTCATGGCTGAACAGGCCAAAAAAATGGTCCATGTTTCCAATCTGTTCTACCAGGAGCCACAGCTTGAGCTGGCTGAAAAGTTGTTAGGCACCTGCGCTGCCGACAAGGTCTTTTTTTGTAATTCCGGAGCAGAAGCGAATGAAGGCGCCATCAAGTTGGCACGGAAGTACCTGCGAACAGTCAAAAATGAAGATCGGTATGAAATCATCACATTAGAACGGTCCTTCCATGGTCGGACACTGTCCACGCTCACAGCAACGGGACAGACTGGCCCTATCAAGGACGGATTTTCTCCCCTGCCTGAAGGTTTCATTACGGTTCCTTTTGCCAATATGAACGCCTTGCGCGGAGCCATCGGTTCCCACACGGCGGCCATCATGTTGGAAATGGTTCAGGGCGAAGGTGGCGTCCGTCCCTTGCCCGCCGACTATGTCAATGAAGTTGTCCAGTTGTGCAAGGAAAACGGTATCCTTCTTATCGTGGATGAAGTCCAGACCGGCGTGTGTCGGACCGGACGGATGTGGGCGCATCAGCATTACAATATCACGCCTGACATTTTCACGTCAGCCAAGGCTTTGGCCAATGGATTGCCCATGGGGGCCGTGCTCTGCACTGATGAAGTTGCCAAGGGATTCACGCCTGGTTCTCACGCGACCACTTTTGGTGGAGGAGCGGTTGTTTCCGCAGTGGCCTCCAAGGTGCTGGATATCATGCTTGAAGAAAAAATGGCGGAACGAGCATGGGAAATGGGGACATTTGCGGCTGAAGAGGCGCAGAAGATTCAAGCAAAACATCCTGATAAAATCGCGGGAACTCGCGGTCTTGGATTGCTGTTCGGCATTGAATTGACTTTCCCTGGAGCCGAAGTATGGAAAGCGTTGCTTGACCAAAAAATGGTCTGCAATTTGACTCAGGGGAACATCCTGCGGCTGGTTCCGCCGCTTACCATCACCAAAGACGACATCAGAGCCTTCATGGACGTTTTGGATGGCATTTTGCAGTCCGTCACAATCCAGTCGGCTTGA
- a CDS encoding symporter small accessory protein, with product MLGFGSIEIALAFWLSIGATVLCVVYGIVNWNNSGDSTKVVTPGEDT from the coding sequence ATGTTGGGTTTTGGCAGTATCGAGATTGCATTGGCGTTTTGGTTGAGTATAGGCGCAACCGTGTTGTGTGTTGTTTACGGAATTGTCAATTGGAACAATTCTGGCGATTCGACCAAAGTGGTCACTCCCGGGGAGGATACATAG
- a CDS encoding 50S ribosomal protein L11 methyltransferase: MSTLLKVALTVTEEQADEAEGFISTKISQGWEESTTEAGHRMTLYLEDHSLGRQVAQEFQTQFPEATVACSEEESQNWVDTWKEFFTPVVCGDTFKIFPPWLSEKEQNGVTHIVIEPKMAFGTGHHPTTSLCLGTIGTLAKKKMIHPGQTFLDLGTGSGILSIGLAKAGLTGLGLDYDPLAIPCAIENLENNDVADAVEMAVGTLDCLDEKRQFDLIVANILSGPLIDMAPNILPHIAPGGTLILSGILAEKQSDAVSEVYDRRGIGLPTRFVDGEWVCLVWKNITR, encoded by the coding sequence ATGTCTACCCTTTTAAAAGTTGCATTGACAGTCACTGAAGAACAGGCCGACGAAGCCGAAGGATTTATTTCCACAAAAATTTCACAAGGATGGGAAGAATCCACGACTGAGGCTGGACATCGAATGACCCTGTATCTAGAGGACCACTCTCTTGGCAGGCAGGTCGCCCAGGAATTTCAGACACAATTCCCGGAAGCCACCGTTGCCTGCTCGGAAGAAGAATCACAGAATTGGGTTGACACCTGGAAGGAATTTTTTACCCCGGTTGTGTGTGGTGACACATTCAAGATCTTTCCCCCGTGGCTCAGCGAAAAAGAACAAAACGGTGTGACCCATATCGTCATTGAACCCAAAATGGCTTTCGGAACAGGGCACCACCCCACCACGTCTTTGTGCCTTGGCACCATCGGTACATTGGCGAAAAAAAAGATGATCCATCCGGGACAGACGTTTCTTGATCTCGGGACTGGCTCAGGCATCCTGTCCATCGGGTTGGCCAAGGCTGGGTTGACTGGTTTGGGATTGGACTATGATCCGCTTGCCATTCCTTGTGCCATTGAAAACTTGGAAAATAACGACGTTGCAGATGCCGTGGAAATGGCGGTAGGCACACTCGATTGTCTGGATGAAAAACGACAATTCGATTTGATCGTCGCGAATATTTTATCTGGCCCGCTTATTGACATGGCCCCGAATATCCTGCCCCATATAGCACCAGGCGGGACACTCATCCTGTCTGGAATACTTGCCGAAAAACAATCGGATGCGGTTTCGGAAGTTTATGATCGACGCGGCATAGGTCTGCCGACACGCTTTGTGGACGGAGAATGGGTCTGCCTTGTGTGGAAAAATATCACGAGATAA
- a CDS encoding glutamate synthase-related protein, protein MLFQPINKNYHEFSIERDKDLCINCKVCVRQCSYEAHYWDETRQKVMHDNTKCVGCHRCEALCPTAALNIVNKRSDFRTNNLWRPVFLQNIYKQADTGGVLLAGMGSPVDIPVYWDRMLLDASQVTNPSIDPLREPMELKTFLGAKPRKLDISTDKKTGKPKLNTKLTPQLELDIPIMFAAMSFGAINFNLHRAMARAATETGTAYNTGEGGLHKSLYKYGKNTIVQVASGRFGVHLDYLKAGAGIEIKVGQGAKPGIGGHLPGEKINDMVSETRMVPIGSDAISPAPHHDIYSIEDLLQLIYALKEASEYKVPISVKIAAVHNVAAIASGIARAGADIITVDGMRGGTGAAPAMIRDNVGIPIELALAQVDQRLRDEGIRNNVSIVAAGGIRCSGDVVKAIALGADAVYIGTATLIAVGCTICGRCYTGKCPWGIATNDPKLSKRQNPDIAAKKLTNLIRAWGHEIEEMLGGMGLNSIESLRGNRDKLRGVGLSETELDILGIKHAGR, encoded by the coding sequence TTGCTTTTTCAGCCTATCAACAAGAACTATCATGAATTTAGTATTGAACGGGATAAGGACCTGTGCATCAATTGCAAAGTCTGTGTCCGACAATGCTCGTATGAAGCGCATTATTGGGATGAAACCCGACAAAAGGTCATGCATGACAATACCAAATGTGTCGGGTGCCATCGATGTGAAGCGTTGTGCCCGACAGCGGCCCTGAATATTGTCAATAAACGCTCAGACTTCAGGACAAACAACCTGTGGCGGCCAGTGTTTTTGCAAAACATTTACAAACAGGCTGACACCGGCGGCGTCTTGTTGGCTGGAATGGGGTCCCCTGTGGATATCCCGGTCTATTGGGACCGTATGTTACTGGATGCAAGCCAGGTAACCAATCCTTCGATTGACCCGCTGCGAGAACCGATGGAACTCAAGACATTTCTGGGTGCCAAGCCCAGAAAGCTGGACATCTCAACGGATAAAAAAACCGGCAAGCCCAAGCTCAACACCAAACTTACACCGCAGCTTGAATTGGACATTCCGATCATGTTCGCTGCCATGAGTTTTGGGGCTATCAACTTCAATCTGCACCGCGCCATGGCCCGTGCGGCCACCGAAACAGGGACTGCTTACAACACCGGAGAAGGGGGGCTGCACAAGTCCTTATATAAATATGGCAAGAATACGATCGTGCAGGTCGCATCTGGACGTTTCGGCGTTCACCTCGACTACCTCAAAGCCGGTGCCGGTATTGAAATCAAGGTTGGCCAAGGGGCAAAGCCGGGGATCGGCGGGCATTTGCCGGGTGAAAAAATTAATGACATGGTGTCTGAAACTCGAATGGTTCCCATTGGTTCGGACGCAATTTCACCAGCCCCACATCACGATATTTATTCCATTGAAGACCTGCTTCAGCTGATTTACGCATTGAAAGAAGCATCTGAATACAAGGTGCCAATTTCGGTCAAGATCGCGGCGGTTCATAATGTTGCCGCCATTGCTTCAGGTATTGCCCGAGCTGGGGCAGACATCATCACTGTTGATGGTATGCGCGGCGGGACGGGCGCGGCACCAGCCATGATCCGCGACAACGTGGGCATTCCCATTGAACTCGCTCTGGCCCAAGTCGATCAGCGACTTCGTGACGAAGGTATTCGGAACAATGTTTCGATCGTGGCGGCCGGTGGCATCCGGTGTTCCGGCGACGTGGTCAAGGCCATCGCTCTCGGCGCGGATGCGGTCTATATCGGAACAGCCACGCTGATCGCGGTCGGATGCACCATTTGCGGTCGCTGTTATACCGGCAAATGTCCCTGGGGTATCGCGACAAACGATCCCAAACTGTCCAAACGGCAAAATCCCGATATTGCGGCAAAAAAGCTGACAAATCTGATCCGGGCCTGGGGCCACGAAATCGAGGAAATGCTTGGCGGCATGGGATTGAACTCCATTGAATCACTGCGAGGCAACCGTGACAAACTGCGAGGCGTCGGTCTTTCCGAGACGGAACTCGACATTCTCGGCATCAAGCACGCCGGTCGGTAA
- a CDS encoding glutamine amidotransferase family protein — MKAPDKYYDFEKDISGCGIFGVIHKKRGSIPGEMPIQAMACMHDRGNGLGGGFAAYGIYPDHADKYCFHMMCDDDGAIKGSEEMIKKYFDLHYYEPIPTRRTLAIPNPPKFNRYFVTVPEKPDNEFWELPEEDYIVAVVMKINTVVPGAFVVSSGKNMGAFKGVGFPEDIAEFFRLDEYSAYIWTGHNRFPTNTPGWWGGAHPFTILNWSIVHNGEISSYGINRRYLCEHDYLCTMMTDTEVVAYELDMLIRKHGLSWEMTAKCFAPPFWDEIERMDDEDKELYTALRATYGPGMLNGPFAILVADNTRLMGLNDRIKLRPLLVAEKDDMVFMSSEESAVRDVCPDLDRVWMPKAGEPVIVDLED; from the coding sequence ATGAAAGCCCCTGATAAATATTATGATTTTGAAAAGGATATCTCCGGTTGCGGAATATTCGGCGTCATTCACAAGAAACGCGGCTCGATCCCGGGCGAAATGCCCATTCAGGCCATGGCCTGTATGCACGATCGTGGAAATGGCCTCGGTGGTGGATTCGCCGCCTACGGCATTTACCCCGACCATGCGGATAAATACTGCTTTCACATGATGTGTGATGACGACGGCGCAATCAAGGGTTCCGAAGAAATGATCAAGAAATACTTTGATCTGCATTATTATGAACCCATTCCAACCCGACGGACGCTGGCGATTCCCAATCCGCCAAAGTTCAATCGGTATTTTGTGACTGTTCCCGAAAAACCGGACAATGAATTCTGGGAACTGCCCGAAGAAGACTACATCGTGGCAGTCGTCATGAAAATCAACACCGTTGTTCCCGGTGCGTTTGTCGTTTCAAGCGGTAAAAACATGGGCGCATTCAAAGGCGTTGGATTTCCAGAAGATATTGCGGAATTTTTTCGTCTTGACGAATACTCGGCATACATCTGGACCGGACATAACCGATTCCCGACCAATACGCCGGGTTGGTGGGGCGGAGCGCATCCGTTCACCATCCTGAACTGGTCCATTGTCCACAACGGCGAAATCTCGTCATACGGTATCAATCGCCGATATCTGTGTGAACACGATTATCTGTGTACCATGATGACGGATACGGAAGTCGTGGCCTATGAATTGGATATGCTCATTCGCAAACACGGTTTGTCATGGGAAATGACCGCCAAATGCTTTGCGCCGCCATTCTGGGATGAAATCGAACGTATGGATGACGAGGACAAGGAATTGTACACCGCACTTCGGGCTACCTATGGTCCCGGAATGCTCAACGGCCCGTTTGCCATTTTGGTGGCTGACAATACCCGTCTCATGGGGTTGAACGATCGCATCAAGTTACGCCCTCTGCTGGTTGCGGAAAAGGATGATATGGTCTTCATGTCATCCGAAGAATCCGCCGTGCGTGACGTTTGCCCCGATCTGGACAGAGTCTGGATGCCCAAGGCCGGTGAACCTGTCATCGTGGATCTGGAGGATTAA
- a CDS encoding 4Fe-4S dicluster domain-containing protein, translating to MKRVYPDKDFCIGCHLCELACITAHSKSKDLIVAFREEQASDGLSPCKKVFEKGDTCVAISCRHCDEPSCVAACISGGLYKDPETGRTVYDRNKCVGCWSCLMACPYGAIRRHPLENKIVKCDLCEGREEGPACVQACPNQALKFEER from the coding sequence ATGAAAAGAGTCTATCCTGATAAAGATTTCTGTATTGGGTGTCATTTGTGCGAGTTGGCCTGTATCACGGCGCACTCGAAGTCTAAGGACCTGATCGTGGCTTTTCGAGAAGAGCAGGCCTCAGACGGTTTGTCCCCCTGCAAAAAAGTCTTTGAAAAAGGGGACACCTGTGTGGCCATCAGTTGCCGTCACTGTGATGAGCCGTCCTGTGTGGCGGCGTGCATTTCCGGTGGATTGTACAAAGACCCCGAAACAGGCCGGACCGTATACGATCGCAATAAATGCGTGGGCTGCTGGTCGTGTTTGATGGCCTGTCCATATGGGGCTATTCGACGGCATCCACTGGAAAACAAGATCGTCAAATGTGACTTGTGCGAAGGCCGGGAAGAAGGGCCAGCCTGTGTTCAGGCGTGTCCCAACCAGGCATTGAAATTTGAGGAAAGGTAG
- the dut gene encoding dUTP diphosphatase has translation MKKIDVNVKFLHPVWDENTLAYATEYSAGLDLRACLETEELEIGPGEKAAIPAGVAIEIREPSIAGYVFSRSGLGTKDGLTVSQGVGVIDPDYRGEIKVSLLNTSDKVRRIKRGQRIAQLVFMPIFQATLFPVDELGDTDRGAGGFGSTGKN, from the coding sequence ATGAAAAAGATCGATGTCAACGTCAAATTCCTGCACCCCGTCTGGGATGAAAACACACTTGCTTACGCAACCGAATATTCCGCCGGACTCGACCTGCGCGCCTGCCTTGAAACCGAAGAGCTTGAAATCGGCCCCGGTGAAAAGGCCGCCATTCCCGCCGGTGTCGCCATAGAGATTCGCGAACCGAGTATTGCCGGATATGTTTTTTCCCGGAGCGGTCTCGGCACCAAGGACGGCTTGACCGTCAGCCAGGGCGTGGGAGTCATTGATCCTGATTATCGTGGAGAAATCAAGGTTTCCCTGCTCAACACCTCGGACAAGGTGCGACGAATCAAGCGCGGACAGCGCATCGCACAGTTGGTGTTCATGCCCATTTTCCAGGCGACCCTTTTCCCTGTTGACGAACTCGGCGACACGGATAGAGGAGCTGGAGGATTCGGGTCTACAGGAAAAAATTAA